The Stieleria maiorica genome includes the window TGATCGAACGACTGGGAGACGTGGAGTCGGTGAGGATGTTGGTCGCCAAGAAGGAATTGGAATGCGAGACGCTCTCGAGAAGCGACACGGCGGCGGAGAGCGATGGGAACGGATCCCCCCCCAGCCCGGTGCAGCGCTTCGTCGCGTTATTGGACATGGACCGGCGCGACCTGGGATTGGTGGTCTTGTTTGCCGGCGTGGCCGGGGTGTTGGGATTGGCCACACCGCTGGTCGTGGAAGGGCTGGTCAACGTCGTCAGTTGGGGAACGTATTTCCAACCCTTGGTGGTCTTGGCGGGCATGTTGCTGACGTGCCTGGGGATCGCAGGCGTTTTAAAAGTGTTGCAGACCTGGGTGGTGGAAATCATCCAGCGCCGCCAGTTCGTGCGGATCGTCAGCGATCTGTCGCACCGATTTCCGCGTGCCAATCAAGCGTCGCTGCGGGGCAAGTATCCGCGAGAGTTTGCCAACCGCGTCTTCGACATCATGACGATCCAGAAGGCGACCGCGGTGCTGTTGCTGGACGGCGTGACGGTGATTTTGACGACGGCACTGGGACTGTTTCTGCTCGCGTTCTACCATCCGTTCCTGCTGGGATTCGACCTGGTCCTGGTCTTTGCCATGGTCTTTTTCACCTGGCTGTTGGGCCGCAACGGCATTCAAACGGCGATCAAGGAATCGAAGACCAAGTATGAAGTCGCGCATTGGCTGCAGGACGTCATCGCCATGCCGTCGGCGTTCAAGACCGGTGGCGGCGAGCGGTTGGCGATCCTGCGCGCCAACCAACTGACGACCGAGTACATCCAAGCCCGCAAGAAACAGTTCGGCGTCGTGATTCGGCAGGTGATCTTCGCCGTCGGGCTGCAAGTTGTCGCCTCCACCGTCTTGCTGGGATTGGGGGGATGGTTGGTGATCAACGGCCAGCTCACGCTGGGACAGTTGGTCGCCAGCGAGTTGGTCGTCACGGTGGTGGTCGGCGCGTTCGCCAAAGCGGGTAAATCGCTGGAGAAGTTCTACGACATGATGGCCGGGATCGATAAAGTCGGAAACCTGTTGGACATTCCGCCGGATCCGCGGACGGAAATCGGCACGATCCCCGACGGACCAGCCCAGGTTAGCTGGAGCGATCTGGCGTTTCACTCGGTGACGCACCGCTCTCGCGTCCCCGAAGCCGATGTGGCGGCGGGATCGCGTTTGGCCGTGATCGGTGATGACCAGGCCGGCAAAGATCGTTTCGCGAGATCGCTTGCCGGATTGATGGATCCCAACGCGGGGGTGATCCAAGTCGCGGGGTTCGACGCCATGGAAGCGGCCATCGCCAACCCGGGCGAATTGGTCGGCTATGCCGGTGAGCCCGAGTTGTTCTACGGTTCGATTGTCGAAAATGTCAGCCTGGGACGACCCAATGTCTCACCCAATCGCGTGCGTCAGGTCCTCACCGCGGTCGACTTGCTCGAATTGGTGCTTTCGCTTCCCGACGGACTGAACACTAAAATACAGACCGGTGGTTACCCGCTGACCCGGGAACAGCAGGTGCGACTGGTGATTGCGCGTGCCATCGCGCCGCGTCCCCGATTGGTCGTTATCAACGGATTGCTGGACGAAGTGAGCCGCCAGTACCGCGATTTGATTTGGAACAACATCACCGGCCCCGAAGCGAATCGGACGCTGATCGTGTTCACCAATCGAGACGAAGTCGCCGACCTTTGTGACGGCCAGATTTCGTTGCACTTGAGCTAACGCTACGCCCTATCGCATCACTGCCATGATTGAAACCGAACCCTCCGTCGACGATTTTCCGGCGCTGCAGATGGTACGCACCGGACGGATCGTTCGCATCGTCGGCCGGATCACGTTTATCACCCTGGTCCTGTCGATCATTTCGATGGTGTTTGTCCC containing:
- a CDS encoding peptidase domain-containing ABC transporter, giving the protein MSPPGESNAPQLEHPESDPRRSSSGRGNEAWRAESAARAPTVNVVEKTVAALVIALDVQPSKQPIAFTVLPHDPEDPFRPLIQAAENAGIVLRETPFRSAGEAFAAVQHGYALVFALRGGKMLVLEGPEGRRVTASIIGNSTEHYSLSKSELIERLGDVESVRMLVAKKELECETLSRSDTAAESDGNGSPPSPVQRFVALLDMDRRDLGLVVLFAGVAGVLGLATPLVVEGLVNVVSWGTYFQPLVVLAGMLLTCLGIAGVLKVLQTWVVEIIQRRQFVRIVSDLSHRFPRANQASLRGKYPREFANRVFDIMTIQKATAVLLLDGVTVILTTALGLFLLAFYHPFLLGFDLVLVFAMVFFTWLLGRNGIQTAIKESKTKYEVAHWLQDVIAMPSAFKTGGGERLAILRANQLTTEYIQARKKQFGVVIRQVIFAVGLQVVASTVLLGLGGWLVINGQLTLGQLVASELVVTVVVGAFAKAGKSLEKFYDMMAGIDKVGNLLDIPPDPRTEIGTIPDGPAQVSWSDLAFHSVTHRSRVPEADVAAGSRLAVIGDDQAGKDRFARSLAGLMDPNAGVIQVAGFDAMEAAIANPGELVGYAGEPELFYGSIVENVSLGRPNVSPNRVRQVLTAVDLLELVLSLPDGLNTKIQTGGYPLTREQQVRLVIARAIAPRPRLVVINGLLDEVSRQYRDLIWNNITGPEANRTLIVFTNRDEVADLCDGQISLHLS